A genomic segment from Pedobacter sp. MC2016-14 encodes:
- a CDS encoding RagB/SusD family nutrient uptake outer membrane protein yields the protein MKTNIYLTLAILLTLTVSCKKFVEVEPPRTELASQSVFVNDKTATAAMVGVYSDMNAYNYFYANLVTMFMGGMNADEFTYALTSTAEWEEFKNNKVLPSNRFVGQLWSEPYDYIYRTNAIVEGLTASTTLSAAVKDQLMGEAKFMRAFLYFYLVNTFGDVPLILNTDVRTNTDLPRTPVAQVYNSILADLVAAKSLLNINYPTGGARTRPTRGAAGLLLARAYLYTGNNAQAEIEATEVINNQNYKLLQGADMNKTFLKNSEEAVWQLQVVNEGGGRNTWEGFTFVPANLAAPVAYYRLTKGTGGLVDAFEANDLRKANWTGVYTTSAVPPLTHTYPYKYKIRTSTAGVNEYSMVLRFAEAYLIRAEARTQQNKLQLGKEDLDVIRLRAGLGPVALPTSIAAGMLLVEQERRVELFTEWGHRWYDLKRWKSVTGDATKTRADDVLPLTKPNWKSTAILMPVPSDARKTNNALTQNLGYF from the coding sequence ATGAAAACGAACATATATTTGACCTTAGCTATTTTACTTACGCTAACGGTTTCCTGCAAAAAATTTGTGGAGGTAGAGCCACCTAGAACAGAACTTGCTTCGCAGAGTGTTTTTGTGAATGATAAAACGGCCACTGCGGCAATGGTTGGCGTTTATTCTGATATGAACGCTTACAATTATTTTTACGCCAATTTAGTGACCATGTTTATGGGTGGGATGAATGCAGATGAATTTACCTATGCACTTACATCTACGGCAGAATGGGAAGAGTTTAAAAACAATAAAGTATTACCATCTAACCGTTTTGTGGGACAGCTTTGGTCTGAGCCTTATGATTATATTTATCGCACCAATGCAATTGTTGAGGGCTTAACCGCTTCTACAACTTTAAGTGCAGCTGTTAAAGACCAGCTAATGGGAGAAGCAAAGTTTATGCGGGCCTTTTTGTATTTTTATCTGGTAAATACTTTTGGCGATGTACCATTGATTTTAAATACAGATGTGCGTACAAATACTGATCTGCCGAGAACACCCGTAGCACAGGTGTACAATTCTATATTGGCAGATCTCGTTGCTGCAAAATCTCTGCTAAATATTAACTATCCCACTGGAGGTGCGCGCACGCGACCAACAAGAGGAGCTGCTGGATTATTGCTTGCACGGGCTTACCTATATACAGGTAATAATGCGCAAGCAGAAATTGAAGCCACTGAAGTCATAAATAACCAGAACTATAAATTATTGCAGGGTGCAGATATGAATAAAACATTCCTGAAAAATAGTGAGGAGGCCGTTTGGCAGTTACAAGTTGTAAACGAAGGTGGCGGAAGAAATACCTGGGAAGGTTTTACTTTTGTTCCGGCAAACTTAGCCGCTCCGGTTGCTTATTATAGGTTAACAAAAGGTACCGGTGGGTTAGTGGATGCTTTTGAAGCAAATGATTTAAGAAAGGCAAATTGGACTGGTGTTTACACGACTTCTGCAGTTCCACCTTTAACACATACCTATCCATACAAATACAAGATTCGCACAAGTACCGCAGGCGTTAATGAGTATTCTATGGTATTGCGCTTTGCCGAAGCATACCTGATTCGCGCGGAAGCCCGTACACAGCAGAATAAATTGCAGTTAGGTAAGGAAGACCTGGATGTGATCCGTTTGCGTGCTGGCCTTGGACCTGTTGCCTTACCAACATCAATAGCTGCTGGTATGCTACTGGTAGAACAGGAGCGCCGGGTAGAGTTATTCACAGAATGGGGCCACCGCTGGTATGATCTAAAAAGATGGAAAAGCGTAACTGGCGACGCAACTAAAACACGTGCTGATGACGTGCTACCATTAACCAAGCCCAATTGGAAATCTACAGCGATATTAATGCCTGTTCCTTCTGATGCCAGGAAAACAAATAATGCCTTAACACAAAACCTGGGATACTTTTAA
- a CDS encoding SusC/RagA family TonB-linked outer membrane protein, which produces MKINAVLLITILTSVSGLMASSTKAQSLDEVTVSFGLNKAPLKNALSQIENQTDFRFAYKKELLGAFNQVSLLAQTRTVKSALDQLLFGTGILYRQLNNSIILYKTTETNTLEVLASGQQKQITGTVRDENGQPMPGVSVRVKGQPNVVSTTSSGKYAIDVTGNTAYLVFRYIGYAAQEYKAEAGQVVNINLKPEAGTLDAVVVIGYGTTTKRVSTGSVTSITAKDIASQPVSDPLAALQGRVAGLDITATTGYSGSAYTVRLRGINSILGGNDPFYIIDGMPFISEPLNQFSGANGQTSPLNSINPSDIERIDILKDADATAIYGSRGANGVILITTKKGKSGKTSVDAKVYSGAAFVNHKIKMLDAQQYLLLRKEAFANDGTTPDVDNAPDLLSWDQNLDNNWQEKLTGNTARFNEAQLSVSGGSELTNFLLSGTYRKEGNVTPGNQDYKRGALNFNVNHKSLDNKFTLNTSVKYVGDWNNSFVTDMTQYYNLSPNMPVYQPDGKYFWVGNTQNPFALFEREYESRNNNLFGNVLAKYAILPSLNAQVSLGYNRITMNQTQTVPEISSNPTQYVASTGAYGNNEVNSYIVEPQLDYVRNIGKGKLNLLAGGTFQSNLREGQNLLGSGFASDEQLKNPYAAVALTSRGYNYTDYKYTSIFGRATYNWDEKYIINGTFRRDGSSRFGPDKKFGNFGAVGAAWLFGNESLVKDNLHFLSFGKLRGSYGTSGNDQIGDYQYYDSWSSASFPYAGSGTLFPTRFANPVYQWEVSRKLEFAMELGFFKSRVLLTAAYYRNRSGNMLIDYPLSPQSGFPSYLANLPAKLENRGFELELNSINVNNDDFKWNTSFNVTSASNKLLEYPGLESSSLSDRYFIGQPINVTTGYQSTGIDSQTGLPTFVDRNGDEEISEEEDLAILGTITPQYYGGMSNNFSYKNWSLDFFFQFVKQEGPSLNSGYLSGPYGSLGNKDISALNRWTTPGQITDIPVATASGSSDAAQAYGFWRTSSANWKDASFIRLKNVALRYNLTSVVKNLKISNLTLFVQGQNLFTITKYDGFDPETKGLVLPPLSVYTAGLQVSF; this is translated from the coding sequence ATGAAGATTAACGCAGTCCTGTTGATAACAATTCTTACAAGCGTAAGCGGACTGATGGCTTCCAGTACCAAAGCGCAGTCGCTTGATGAAGTAACCGTATCGTTTGGCTTAAACAAAGCCCCGCTAAAAAATGCCTTATCGCAAATTGAAAACCAGACTGACTTTAGGTTTGCCTATAAAAAGGAACTACTGGGCGCATTTAACCAGGTGAGTTTGCTGGCGCAAACTCGTACAGTTAAAAGTGCACTGGACCAGTTGTTATTTGGTACAGGAATTTTGTACCGGCAGCTAAATAACAGTATTATATTGTATAAGACAACTGAAACTAACACTTTAGAGGTTTTAGCCTCAGGTCAGCAAAAGCAAATTACCGGAACAGTACGGGATGAAAATGGACAGCCCATGCCAGGTGTTTCTGTTAGGGTTAAAGGCCAACCTAATGTGGTAAGTACAACTTCTAGCGGGAAGTATGCTATTGATGTCACAGGTAATACTGCTTATCTTGTATTTCGTTACATCGGTTATGCAGCCCAGGAATATAAAGCAGAAGCTGGACAAGTCGTGAACATCAACCTTAAGCCTGAAGCGGGTACGCTGGATGCAGTTGTTGTAATTGGTTACGGTACCACTACCAAAAGGGTAAGTACAGGTTCTGTAACTTCTATTACAGCAAAGGATATAGCAAGCCAACCTGTTTCGGATCCATTAGCTGCCTTGCAGGGCAGAGTCGCTGGTTTAGACATTACAGCTACCACAGGATATTCTGGTTCTGCTTATACCGTACGGTTACGTGGTATCAATTCAATTTTGGGAGGGAATGATCCATTTTACATTATTGATGGAATGCCCTTTATTTCTGAGCCACTAAACCAATTCAGTGGTGCTAATGGTCAGACAAGTCCTTTAAACAGCATTAACCCATCAGACATCGAACGTATTGATATCTTGAAAGATGCCGATGCTACAGCGATTTACGGATCAAGAGGCGCTAATGGTGTGATTTTGATTACGACGAAAAAAGGAAAAAGCGGAAAGACTTCTGTTGATGCAAAAGTGTACAGCGGCGCCGCCTTTGTAAACCATAAAATTAAAATGCTGGATGCTCAACAGTACCTCTTGCTACGTAAGGAAGCATTTGCGAATGACGGCACAACTCCAGATGTAGACAATGCCCCTGATTTGCTGAGTTGGGACCAAAATTTGGACAACAACTGGCAAGAAAAATTAACAGGCAATACGGCAAGATTTAATGAAGCGCAGCTTTCTGTTTCTGGTGGTTCTGAATTGACTAATTTTTTATTGAGCGGAACCTACAGAAAAGAAGGAAACGTGACTCCTGGAAATCAGGATTACAAACGTGGTGCCCTTAATTTTAATGTGAACCATAAATCGTTGGATAATAAATTTACGCTGAATACTTCTGTGAAATATGTGGGTGACTGGAACAATTCATTTGTTACAGATATGACCCAGTACTACAATCTTTCGCCAAACATGCCCGTTTATCAGCCTGATGGTAAGTATTTTTGGGTAGGTAACACGCAAAATCCCTTTGCCTTATTTGAACGGGAATATGAGTCCAGAAATAACAACTTGTTTGGTAATGTGCTGGCAAAGTATGCTATTTTGCCAAGTTTAAATGCTCAGGTTAGCTTAGGTTATAACCGCATAACTATGAACCAGACGCAGACAGTACCTGAAATATCTTCCAATCCTACACAGTATGTTGCCAGTACAGGAGCCTATGGAAATAATGAAGTGAACTCTTACATTGTTGAACCTCAATTAGATTATGTTCGTAATATTGGCAAGGGCAAACTAAATTTGCTAGCTGGTGGTACCTTCCAATCTAATCTAAGAGAAGGTCAGAATCTATTGGGTAGCGGATTCGCCAGTGATGAGCAGTTAAAGAATCCTTATGCTGCGGTTGCCCTAACTTCAAGAGGATATAATTATACAGATTATAAATATACTTCGATATTTGGACGGGCAACGTATAATTGGGATGAGAAATATATTATAAATGGAACCTTCCGTCGTGACGGTTCTTCGCGCTTCGGTCCGGATAAAAAATTCGGGAATTTCGGAGCAGTAGGTGCAGCATGGTTATTTGGCAACGAATCGTTAGTGAAGGATAACCTCCATTTCTTAAGTTTTGGTAAATTAAGAGGAAGTTACGGTACGTCAGGTAATGACCAAATTGGTGATTATCAATATTATGATAGTTGGAGTTCGGCAAGTTTTCCATACGCTGGTTCAGGGACCTTGTTCCCGACACGCTTTGCCAATCCTGTTTATCAATGGGAGGTAAGCCGTAAACTTGAGTTTGCTATGGAATTGGGATTTTTTAAAAGCAGAGTACTGTTAACTGCTGCTTATTACCGGAATAGGTCAGGGAACATGCTTATCGATTATCCATTGTCTCCTCAATCTGGTTTTCCTTCCTATCTTGCCAACCTTCCAGCAAAATTGGAAAACAGAGGTTTTGAGCTGGAGCTAAATTCCATCAATGTCAACAATGATGATTTTAAATGGAATACATCATTTAACGTTACTAGTGCCAGCAACAAATTGTTAGAATATCCTGGTTTGGAAAGTTCTTCTTTGTCCGACAGATATTTCATTGGACAGCCTATCAATGTAACTACCGGCTACCAGTCTACTGGAATTGATTCGCAAACTGGCCTGCCTACTTTTGTAGATAGAAATGGTGACGAAGAAATTTCGGAAGAAGAAGACTTAGCCATTTTGGGTACTATAACTCCTCAATATTACGGTGGTATGTCAAATAACTTTAGTTATAAAAACTGGAGTCTGGATTTCTTTTTTCAATTTGTAAAACAGGAAGGGCCATCATTAAATTCAGGATATTTATCTGGCCCATATGGTTCATTAGGAAATAAAGACATTAGCGCATTAAACAGATGGACTACACCTGGTCAGATTACCGATATTCCGGTTGCTACCGCTAGTGGAAGTTCTGATGCGGCCCAGGCTTATGGTTTTTGGCGTACCTCCAGTGCAAACTGGAAAGATGCTTCTTTTATTCGATTAAAAAATGTGGCTCTGCGTTACAATTTAACTTCTGTAGTGAAAAACTTAAAAATCAGCAATCTTACACTTTTTGTGCAGGGACAGAACCTTTTCACAATTACCAAATATGATGGATTTGATCCTGAAACTAAAGGATTGGTTTTGCCTCCTTTAAGTGTATATACCGCTGGTTTGCAAGTTTCATTTTAA
- a CDS encoding DMT family transporter, with protein sequence MADSSAESSKKNLIILHLTVIIWGFTGVLGGLISVNAVQMVWHRVLIATITLLLYFFFSKKSLKITQKNLLQYFLTGGLVALHWILFFHAIKVSTVSVGLVCLSSFTLFTAILEPLIKKKAIEIGDITVGFIIILGIYLIFKFESQYTLGIVLGLSSAVASSLFSIFNSTLIQKNDAITIGFYEIAGAFLWITLYRIADGSLVNERFNLSGADWIYLFLLGTICTALAYVAGVSVMRTLSAFRVALITNLEPVYGIILAFFFFGNKETMSTGFYLGAGLILGSIFLYPIYKKRKNKN encoded by the coding sequence ATGGCTGATAGTAGCGCCGAAAGCTCTAAAAAAAACCTGATTATCCTTCACCTCACCGTAATTATATGGGGTTTTACAGGTGTTTTAGGTGGATTAATCTCCGTTAATGCTGTACAAATGGTTTGGCATAGAGTCTTAATTGCAACCATAACGCTACTTTTGTACTTCTTTTTTAGCAAGAAGAGCCTTAAAATTACTCAAAAAAACCTCCTGCAATACTTTCTTACTGGTGGTTTAGTAGCCTTGCATTGGATTCTATTTTTCCATGCCATCAAGGTTTCAACAGTCTCTGTTGGCCTTGTTTGTTTGTCTTCTTTCACTTTATTTACAGCCATTTTAGAGCCCCTTATTAAGAAAAAAGCGATTGAAATTGGCGACATTACTGTTGGCTTTATTATCATTTTAGGCATTTATCTGATCTTTAAATTTGAAAGCCAGTACACTTTAGGGATAGTTTTAGGCCTCTCATCTGCTGTTGCATCCAGCCTTTTTTCCATATTTAACTCCACACTTATTCAAAAAAATGATGCCATCACCATCGGATTTTATGAGATAGCAGGCGCCTTTTTATGGATTACGTTGTACCGTATAGCAGATGGAAGTTTGGTTAATGAGCGCTTTAATTTAAGTGGCGCGGACTGGATTTACCTCTTTCTTTTGGGTACGATTTGCACCGCTTTAGCTTACGTTGCCGGCGTATCTGTAATGCGAACTTTGTCTGCTTTCAGAGTTGCCTTAATCACCAATCTCGAACCAGTTTACGGAATCATATTGGCCTTCTTTTTTTTCGGAAACAAGGAGACAATGAGTACTGGTTTTTACCTCGGTGCCGGATTAATTCTGGGTTCTATTTTCTTATACCCTATCTACAAAAAGCGTAAAAACAAAAACTAA
- a CDS encoding LptF/LptG family permease codes for MNIIKNRIKIIDWYIISKYLGTFIYTLSVFVVIIVIFDLSEKLDDFLGNNLSFWQVITLYYAGSIPFYVNMLSPLINFIAVIFFTAKMADQTEIVPILSGGVSFNRFLAPYFMSAFIIFSFNLASNLYILPYTNQIKNNFENTYMKKDDPASKQNIHMKLDDHTYIYMESFDNRSKSGYRFSLDNFDGDILRKKLVADNIKWDSVKRSWKLTNYSIRNVNGLKETFVSGASLTKDTVLDMRPDDFSVFDNIYENLSNRDLSTKIKKERFRGSGIMNDLLYEQYKRWLQPLSAFVLTLIGVALSSRKVRGGVGLPLGIGIFLSFAYIVVNQFAKMFTLKGGIPPLISVLIPTIFFGILGLYLLKKAPK; via the coding sequence ATGAACATCATCAAAAACAGAATCAAAATTATTGACTGGTACATCATCAGCAAATACCTGGGTACATTTATTTATACCCTATCTGTATTTGTAGTGATCATTGTCATTTTTGACCTGTCGGAGAAACTGGACGATTTCCTTGGCAATAACCTGAGCTTTTGGCAGGTAATTACCTTATACTACGCCGGATCCATTCCATTTTACGTAAATATGCTCTCTCCGCTCATCAATTTTATAGCAGTTATTTTCTTTACTGCAAAGATGGCCGACCAGACTGAAATTGTACCGATATTGAGTGGCGGGGTAAGTTTTAATCGTTTCCTGGCACCTTATTTTATGTCAGCTTTTATCATATTCTCTTTTAATCTTGCTTCCAATCTCTATATCCTTCCTTATACTAATCAAATCAAAAACAACTTTGAAAATACCTATATGAAGAAAGATGATCCGGCAAGCAAACAGAACATCCACATGAAGCTTGACGATCATACCTATATCTATATGGAGAGCTTTGACAACCGTTCAAAATCAGGCTATAGGTTTTCTTTGGACAATTTTGACGGTGATATACTCAGGAAAAAGTTAGTGGCCGACAACATTAAATGGGACTCTGTTAAACGTTCCTGGAAGCTTACAAATTACTCTATAAGGAATGTGAACGGGCTAAAAGAAACCTTTGTTAGCGGAGCAAGTTTAACTAAAGATACGGTGTTAGATATGCGGCCTGATGACTTCTCTGTATTTGACAACATCTATGAGAATTTAAGCAACAGAGACCTGTCAACCAAAATAAAAAAGGAGAGATTTAGGGGATCTGGCATTATGAACGACTTACTTTATGAGCAATATAAACGTTGGCTACAGCCACTTTCGGCATTTGTACTTACACTTATCGGCGTTGCCTTATCATCCAGAAAGGTTCGTGGAGGCGTTGGCCTGCCGCTTGGAATAGGTATATTTCTTAGTTTCGCTTATATTGTAGTGAACCAGTTTGCAAAAATGTTTACGCTAAAAGGTGGTATTCCACCACTCATTTCTGTACTTATCCCCACCATTTTCTTTGGCATTTTAGGATTGTACTTACTTAAAAAAGCACCAAAATAA
- a CDS encoding redoxin family protein, whose amino-acid sequence MIKNILMMICLVVAAQQLQAQVVEIQPEKPQRGDKITITYHTGAAGAKIGREASSVTLNFTFTRFFELPLKTLPLERRGNDWVTSFVLPRYAAFASFTFQSGDLVDQPSADRHYNLKVYNGNKREKSSYLYECYSLAFEMPKSPGLRPMQLGLLKKELELYPDNFEAKVFVPVVQMNAAKTPEEKQRFREEARRLIAARLDEIPASGANLNSVTASYFTIGENRSDSVYKVFAQRYPNSALARDRKISVIAKEKDEAKRISQLEDLLKAVGQKEEENFTQIHGILFKHYLKAGNAAKATYHARRSIGKKSPHTPEELKDIAALLTKNKLAPDTAVAYAEQSLKMADQWPVGLIRYFPEFGYILPYVPDSVRVLAVAEAKSGLLSIIALNKLYLKDKTAAIMYAGKSENAGESNEGLMNVAVIYEHTGNPKKAYEALWKVLLKDPSDTVVIRSAKINFLKFHPSVTDFNVKLKTLAELKTAQLKALLRKQLMNKPQPELKGITDLEGKVVSIEALKGKVIVMDFWATWCVPCMQELPYVQKVYDNYKNNPDVVFMITNSGARNSIDDARGWVKKNNQYTFPVYFNNDKDISEKVGFTVIPAVALLDKAGKLQFKTVGFEGAEIEAKLTQQIEILLNP is encoded by the coding sequence ATGATCAAAAATATATTGATGATGATCTGTCTTGTAGTTGCTGCGCAGCAACTACAGGCACAGGTTGTTGAAATACAACCGGAAAAGCCACAGCGTGGTGATAAAATAACCATTACTTATCACACAGGTGCAGCAGGCGCCAAAATTGGAAGGGAAGCATCTTCAGTAACCCTGAATTTTACTTTTACAAGGTTTTTTGAATTGCCCTTGAAAACTCTTCCTCTAGAACGGCGGGGAAATGACTGGGTAACTTCTTTTGTATTGCCAAGATATGCAGCCTTTGCCTCTTTTACTTTTCAAAGCGGAGATCTGGTAGATCAGCCATCTGCCGATCGCCACTATAACCTGAAAGTTTACAACGGCAATAAAAGAGAAAAATCAAGTTACTTGTATGAGTGTTATAGCCTGGCTTTTGAAATGCCAAAGTCGCCCGGTCTGAGGCCTATGCAGCTTGGTCTATTAAAAAAAGAGTTAGAACTGTATCCTGATAATTTTGAAGCTAAAGTTTTTGTTCCTGTAGTACAAATGAATGCTGCTAAAACTCCCGAGGAGAAACAGAGGTTTCGTGAGGAAGCTAGAAGGCTAATTGCTGCCAGACTGGATGAAATTCCGGCCTCGGGTGCTAATTTGAATAGCGTTACTGCCAGCTATTTTACTATAGGTGAGAACCGTTCAGATTCAGTTTATAAAGTATTTGCCCAGCGTTATCCTAATTCAGCCTTGGCCAGAGATCGTAAAATCTCTGTCATAGCAAAAGAAAAAGATGAAGCCAAAAGAATTTCACAACTGGAAGATTTGCTAAAAGCTGTAGGGCAAAAAGAAGAGGAAAACTTTACTCAAATACACGGCATTTTATTTAAACACTATCTTAAAGCGGGAAATGCAGCTAAAGCAACTTATCATGCCAGAAGAAGTATAGGAAAAAAGAGCCCTCATACTCCAGAAGAATTGAAGGATATTGCAGCCTTGCTAACCAAAAACAAGTTGGCGCCTGATACTGCAGTTGCATATGCAGAACAATCACTTAAGATGGCGGATCAATGGCCGGTTGGTTTGATTAGGTACTTTCCTGAATTTGGTTACATTTTGCCTTATGTGCCCGATAGTGTTCGTGTTTTAGCAGTGGCGGAAGCAAAATCAGGTTTGCTTTCTATTATTGCGCTAAATAAATTGTACCTGAAAGACAAAACTGCTGCGATAATGTATGCTGGCAAATCTGAGAATGCTGGAGAAAGTAATGAAGGCTTAATGAACGTAGCGGTTATATATGAGCACACAGGAAATCCTAAGAAAGCATATGAAGCACTTTGGAAGGTTCTGTTAAAAGATCCTTCCGATACTGTTGTTATTCGATCTGCGAAAATAAATTTTCTGAAGTTTCATCCTTCAGTAACAGATTTCAATGTCAAACTGAAAACATTAGCGGAATTAAAAACAGCTCAGTTGAAAGCATTGCTTAGAAAGCAGCTGATGAATAAACCCCAACCAGAATTAAAAGGTATTACTGATCTAGAAGGCAAAGTTGTCAGTATTGAAGCCTTAAAAGGAAAGGTAATTGTGATGGATTTTTGGGCAACATGGTGCGTTCCGTGTATGCAAGAGCTGCCTTACGTTCAAAAAGTTTATGATAACTACAAAAACAATCCAGATGTGGTTTTCATGATCACCAATAGCGGAGCCAGAAACAGCATTGACGATGCCAGGGGTTGGGTTAAAAAGAATAATCAATATACATTTCCTGTCTATTTTAATAACGATAAGGACATTAGCGAAAAAGTTGGTTTCACAGTCATTCCAGCTGTTGCTCTTTTAGATAAAGCCGGAAAGCTACAGTTTAAAACCGTTGGTTTTGAAGGTGCAGAAATTGAAGCTAAACTTACACAGCAAATTGAAATTTTACTAAATCCATAA
- a CDS encoding Lrp/AsnC family transcriptional regulator, with amino-acid sequence MHLKLDEADINILNHLQINARISTAELSLLVKIPNYVVKSKIKRLENLGYIQGYVAVLNPNMVDKKFEALLFLKLSTNSNEFFETFRALIEEIPEIVQCDLMASPGDVLLRIVTKDIKEFGEVTLQKIYRYGGIESNTTHVVFKKMKGTYKIDLSRLLSQCIDRFYPKKN; translated from the coding sequence ATGCACTTAAAGTTAGATGAAGCCGATATCAATATTTTAAATCACCTGCAAATTAATGCTCGGATTAGCACTGCAGAGTTATCTCTTCTGGTTAAAATACCCAATTACGTTGTTAAGTCCAAAATTAAAAGACTCGAGAATTTAGGTTACATACAAGGTTATGTTGCTGTACTTAATCCCAATATGGTGGATAAAAAATTCGAAGCGCTGTTGTTTTTGAAATTATCAACAAATTCAAATGAATTTTTTGAAACTTTTCGTGCGCTTATTGAAGAAATTCCCGAAATAGTCCAATGTGATCTTATGGCCTCTCCCGGAGATGTTTTACTGAGGATTGTAACAAAAGATATAAAGGAATTTGGAGAGGTTACATTGCAAAAAATATACAGATATGGTGGTATTGAGAGTAATACTACACATGTTGTTTTTAAAAAAATGAAGGGGACTTATAAAATTGACTTATCAAGATTGTTAAGCCAGTGTATAGATAGGTTCTATCCTAAAAAGAATTGA